The window TCATGATAGCAAATGCATTTATTCCAAAGCATAAACTATATGCAATAGGTGAGAGGTGATATATCTTTTGATAAATGAAGGGTGATGAGGCAATATAGGCAAACATAACTCCCATGGAAAACGATTGTATTAATACATAATACATAAAGACTTCATTTCTTAATATTGGTTTATAATATAAGAACTTTGTTGCTATATTCTCATTTAAACGATTTTCTTTAGATAAGGAATCTCTGAACTTAGTGAGAACTAAAGTCATAAGTACCCCAATTATTAGTAATGCTAAAAAGATGCCTCGCCAGTCTGTAAATTTTAGTAGCATTCCACCAAGTACCGGAGCGCATATAGGAGCTAATCCTTGCACACAGCTTAGCATGGAAAAAAACTTGGCAAGTTCCTTGTCAGTGTATAGATCTGTAGCTATGGATCTTGAAATAACAATGCCACCTGCCCCTGTAAAACCTTGTATAAACCGGCTGATGATAAAGCATTCTATATTCCACGAAAATAGACAAAATATTGTAGAAATAGTAAATAATAACATAGAAAGAAGTAAAGGCATTTTTCTTCCGTACTTATCACTCAATGGCCCTATAAATATTTGTCCCACGGCAAGTCCTATCATACTAAAGGTTAGGCTCAACTGAGTCATAGATGAGGTTGTGCCAAAGAATGTCATTAGTTCCGGAAGTGCTGGCAGGTAAAAATCTGTAACGAAAGGACCTATAGCAGAAACAGTTCCAATCACTATCAAAATATAAATTTTTGAATTGCTTTTCATTTGATTCATGATGATGCGTTCTTATTTTTGTGCAAATGTAATTATGCTATTTTATCCAGTTCCATCCAAATAAAGATTAATATTGTTCAATTATGCTCTATTTTAAGGAATCTTCAAATCTTAATGTTTACTTTTGTCAGATATAGCTAACTTATGAAAAGGAATGAAGAAAATATTGAAGAACGGTTGATATCTGATATTACTAATAACTTTACAATATCAGGACAAGTAAACGATATCTCACAACTGTTCCCGTTTTATACTCCCAAACGTAGCCTAATAAATGGTCTGATCTTTATTCTGGTTTTAAATGGAGAAGGGCAAATCAAGATAGACGAGAAAGAATATCTTGTTTACAAAGGAAATTTAGTCTCTATTCTTCCTTTTCATTTATTGAAAGGAATTCATTTTTCGGATGACTTTAATTGTGAATTCTTATCATTTAGCTTTGATTTTTTGGCAAATTATCCATTTGCACTCAAGTCATATATCCTTGAAAAGCTAGAAAAACAGTCATGTTTTCAATTAGACGAAGAAGAAGGTAAAATACTGATGGAATACTATACTTTTATGTTGATGCAATATAAAAGAGTTGACCATCCTTCGCGAGCCGAGATCTTGAAGGCGCAGCTGTTTTCTTTTGCTGCAGAAGTAAGCTACATATATTCCAGAGAGGCTATTTTAATTACAGGAACACGTCAACAACAAATTGTCGATAATTTCTTTCGGTTGCTTCATACTTTCCACAAAAAGGAACGTTCCCCTGTTTTTTATGCAGATAAACTATGTGTGAGCCATAGATATCTCTCTAATGTTATGAAAAACATAACAGGACATTCTTTATATTACTGGATTTCAGAATTTAGTATTAAAGAAGCAAAGATTCTTCTGAAATCCTCCGATAAGACTATCACTCAGATTTCAGAAGAACTTAATTTTCCCAACTCTTCCTTCTTTGCTCAGTTTTTTAAGAAGAAGACAGGCTTTTCGCCATTAAAATTCCGACAGGAGAATATTGGAGAATAATTACTTTACTTTCTTTTTTCTGCATTGAAGAACAATCTGTTATAACTCTTTTTTCAGTAACTCTTTCCCCTCAGAATCAAGAACTGATAGAGTCAATCGGTTCTTTTTCTTTTTAAGAATCATCACAGTTGCAGTTTCCATACTTGGTCCACCACCAATAACTACAGGAAAGTTATTTTCGCATTCACCTTTTGGATGAAAAGCAAAGCTATGAGTATGACCATTGATAGAGAGATTGAACGGAGCCTTTTTCAAAAGCGGATGCCACATTTCCTTGCAGGGCAAATATTCCTCGGATGGCATGCCGTAGAGAGGAATATGATGAATCAGGATTCTTGCGGAAGCTTTTTTGAATGCATCACCTGATAATTCCTTTTTTAAGAAACCGGCTTGCTCCTGGCGAAAAGATTCAAATGAGTTTAAGCCGTAATACGCAGCTGTTGAATCCGGCTTGTCTTCTCCGCAATCCAATAACACGAAACGGGAATCGCCCCAGTTAAAAGCGCCATAAGTGGTATTCCCGCCTACGTAATCAATAAGATCGCGTAATCGGATGGAATAGGCATTGCGTATTTCGTGATTGCCACGAATGTAATAAACCGGAACGCTCTCTGCATGAACCTGTTCATTCATATAAGATAGAAAATCTATCACGGAAGTTTCATCCCTTGGATCGTCTATACAGTCTCCATTAAATATAACCATATCGTAATTAATGTTCTTGATGAGACCTGCCAGTCTGCTGACCGTCTTTTTACTCTTATGCAAATCGTTCATGATGATAGCCGTGAAATCAGTTGTTTTGCTGCCGGGCACAGAGAACGAATATACCTCTGAACAGGCTGTAGGTCCAAACTCTTTTTTATAAGCCTCGTACAGAGTGATTTCTTGCGAACAAACGCGGTAGTAGTATTTTATGTCAGGCTTAAGATTTTTCAGCCGCACTTTATGCTGTTTGTTATTGCATACAGATTGTCCGTCAATCCAGGTCTCGGCTCTATTATCCAGCTTCTGAGGATCCGTTCCGTATTCCACCCAACTGTGAACCGGCACATTTGTCAGCCAGAAAACGGTAATACCCTCATTAAACGGGTTTTGCAGATAAGGCTTTGTGCGCATTATATTTGTGGCATCGGTTGCTATTTGCGCCATGTTTTCATTATGAGGAAGCTTACCGGATGCAGAAGATGATGTGAAAATGAAAAATGATACAGCTAATAAAATTATTATTCTTTTCATAATCATAGTTTTTTTGTTCTTTGATAATAGTGCAAAAGATACATAAAAAACTGTACATAATTGCAACTCAAGAAAGAAAAGTTTCTTTCATAATTATTCTTTTCTTTTTTTTGGGTGAATTATCGCTTTACGACTCCTATTCTAAATATTGTTTCTGTAAAAGAAAACTATTACAATAGTTTTTTTTTACATTTATTATAAAACCTGGTAGGGCAAAAAAGAATATTTTTTATTGTAAGGATAAATATTAGATATTCATTTTATTCTATCTTGATGCAAATATTTATATTATTTCGAAAACCTGAAAAACTTTGATGAAAAAATTTTCACCGTTCACTCTTAACAAATCCATCCTGAAATAATGAATAAATTATTACTCTATTATTGTTCCTTTTCAGAAAAGCAATTACTTTTGTTTAGAAACTAATGCACGGTTTAGAAATATTGGTTGTGGAACTCATCGTTTTTTGTATTATAATTATAGATAGATTGATTGTTTTTGAGATTTTTAAGTTGAAAACTGACTTTTTGCACCTCTTTAGTTTCTGAATAATTGTTTATCTTTGTCCAAGATCTGACAACCTACAGAGACAAAAGTATAAAATGGAATAATGACATTTCTATTGAATAAAATTCAATAGCTGAGAGTGGTGCGAAAAAATAATTTAATATGAAAACATTGGAATATCAGATAGAATTCTACAATCAACTTTTAGATACCGAAAAAAATATCGTAAAAGCATTCGCTGTAAAAGGCACTTTCAACCATCCTTCAGATATTACGAATATTCTGATGTTACGCATCAAGCTTACTCAGAAAAAAGTAAAGGAGGTGATTG of the uncultured Bacteroides sp. genome contains:
- a CDS encoding helix-turn-helix domain-containing protein, producing MKRNEENIEERLISDITNNFTISGQVNDISQLFPFYTPKRSLINGLIFILVLNGEGQIKIDEKEYLVYKGNLVSILPFHLLKGIHFSDDFNCEFLSFSFDFLANYPFALKSYILEKLEKQSCFQLDEEEGKILMEYYTFMLMQYKRVDHPSRAEILKAQLFSFAAEVSYIYSREAILITGTRQQQIVDNFFRLLHTFHKKERSPVFYADKLCVSHRYLSNVMKNITGHSLYYWISEFSIKEAKILLKSSDKTITQISEELNFPNSSFFAQFFKKKTGFSPLKFRQENIGE
- a CDS encoding multidrug effflux MFS transporter, which translates into the protein MKSNSKIYILIVIGTVSAIGPFVTDFYLPALPELMTFFGTTSSMTQLSLTFSMIGLAVGQIFIGPLSDKYGRKMPLLLSMLLFTISTIFCLFSWNIECFIISRFIQGFTGAGGIVISRSIATDLYTDKELAKFFSMLSCVQGLAPICAPVLGGMLLKFTDWRGIFLALLIIGVLMTLVLTKFRDSLSKENRLNENIATKFLYYKPILRNEVFMYYVLIQSFSMGVMFAYIASSPFIYQKIYHLSPIAYSLCFGINAFAIMIGNLCITRFSTTEEGLLTGVKGFIAMSIITVMALCISSSIIVIEITFFCLLFFLGMILPTSTTLALDLERQNSGNASAIIGFLTFVSGGIISPLTGLGNILYSTSVIILFCCIFILLCTRKVVKVLCTRKALNAVVEVKK
- a CDS encoding FN3 domain-containing metallophosphoesterase family protein, with product MKRIIILLAVSFFIFTSSSASGKLPHNENMAQIATDATNIMRTKPYLQNPFNEGITVFWLTNVPVHSWVEYGTDPQKLDNRAETWIDGQSVCNNKQHKVRLKNLKPDIKYYYRVCSQEITLYEAYKKEFGPTACSEVYSFSVPGSKTTDFTAIIMNDLHKSKKTVSRLAGLIKNINYDMVIFNGDCIDDPRDETSVIDFLSYMNEQVHAESVPVYYIRGNHEIRNAYSIRLRDLIDYVGGNTTYGAFNWGDSRFVLLDCGEDKPDSTAAYYGLNSFESFRQEQAGFLKKELSGDAFKKASARILIHHIPLYGMPSEEYLPCKEMWHPLLKKAPFNLSINGHTHSFAFHPKGECENNFPVVIGGGPSMETATVMILKKKKNRLTLSVLDSEGKELLKKEL